The following are encoded together in the Chlorocebus sabaeus isolate Y175 chromosome 12, mChlSab1.0.hap1, whole genome shotgun sequence genome:
- the OR2S2 gene encoding olfactory receptor 2S2 — MEKANETSPVMGFILLGLSAHPELEKTFFMLILLMYLVILLGNGVLILVTILDSRLHTPMYFFLGNLSFLDICFTTSSVPLVLDSFLTPQETISFSACAVQMALSFAMAGTECLLLSVMAFDRYVAICNPLRYPVIMSKAAYVPMAAGSWAIGGAASVVHTSLAIQLPFCGNNVINHFTCEILAVFKLACADISINVISMEVTNVIFLGVPVLFISFSYVFIITTILRIPSAEGRRKAFSTCSAHLTVVIVFYGTLFFMYGKPKSKDSMGADKEDLSDKLIPLFYGVVTPMLNPIIYSLRNKDVKAAVRSLLRPKGFTQ; from the coding sequence ATGGAAAAAGCCAATGAGACCTCCCCTGTGATGGGGTTCATTCTCCTGGGGCTCTCTGCCCACCCAGAGCTGGAGAAGACATTCTTCATGCTCATCCTGCTAATGTACCTGGTGATCCTGCTGGGCAACGGGGTCCTCATCCTGGTGACCATCCTTGACTCCCGCCTGCACACACCCATGTACTTCTTCCTGGGGAATCTTTCCTTCCTGGACATCTGCTTCACTACCTCCTCAGTCCCACTGGTCCTGGACAGCTTTTTGACTCCCCAGGAAACCATCTCCTTCTCGGCCTGTGCTGTGCAGATGGCACTCTCCTTTGCCATGGCAGGAACAGAGTGCTTGCTCCTGAGCGTGATGGCGTTTGATCGCTATGTGGCCATCTGCAACCCCCTTAGGTACCCTGTGATCATGAGCAAGGCTGCCTATGTGCCCATGGCTGCCGGCTCCTGGGCTATTGGTGGTGCTGCTTCCGTGGTACACACATCCTTGGCAATTCAGCTGCCCTTCTGTGGGAACAACGTCATCAACCACTTCACCTGTGAGATTCTGGCTGTTTTCAAGTTGGCCTGTGCTGACATTTCCATCAATGTGATCAGCATGGAGGTGACAAATGTGATCTTTCTGGGAGTCCCGGTTCTGTTCATCTCTTTCTCCTATGtcttcatcatcaccaccatcctgaGGATCCCCTCAGCTGAGGGGAGGAGAAAGGCCTTCTCCACCTGCTCTGCCCACCTCACTGTGGTGATTGTCTTCTACGGGACCTTATTCTTCATGTATGGGAAACCCAAGTCTAAGGACTCCATGGGAGCAGACAAAGAGGATCTTTCAGACAAACTCATCCCTCTTTTCTATGGGGTGGTGACCCCCATGCTCAACCCCATCATCTACAGCCTAAGGAACAAGGACGTGAAGGCCGCTGTGAGGAGCCTGCTGAGACCAAAAGGCTTCACTCAGTGA